The proteins below are encoded in one region of Primulina eburnea isolate SZY01 unplaced genomic scaffold, ASM2296580v1 ctg492, whole genome shotgun sequence:
- the LOC140821247 gene encoding UNC93-like protein 1, translating into MGLQGDEETAKGSEGIPFKRSVFRYNSPLVQVALIGFVCFCCPGMFNALSGMGGGGQVNPNAANNANTALYTTFAVFGILGGGIYNILGPKLTLVCGCSTYILYAGSFLYYNHYQHQAFAIVAGGVLGIGAGLLWASQGAIMTSYPPHNRKGIYISLFWSIFNLGGVVGGLIPFVMNYHRTDAQSVNDGTYIGFMLFMAVGTILSLSILHPSRVVRDDGSHCTNIKYSSVSVEASEILKLFLDWRMLLLVPASWASNFFYSYQFNNVNGQLFNLRTRGFNNIFYWGAQMIGSVFIGYVMDFSFKSRRARGLLGIGIVAVLGTAIWGGGLAKQLDYRRGHLPTEKLDFKGGSNFAGPFMLYFSYGLLDAMFQSMVYWVIGALADDSEVLSRYVGFYKGVQSAGGAVAWQIDAHNVPFLNELITNWALTTISYPLLVILILRAVKDDDETDGETKDSVALPGIH; encoded by the exons ATGGGTTTGCAAGGAGATGAAGAGACAGCAAAAGGGTCGGAAGGGATACCCTTTAAACGATCGGTTTTCCGCTACAATTCGCCTCTTGTTCAGGTTGCGTTGATCGGGTTTGTGTGTTTCTGCTGCCCGGGTATGTTTAATGCGCTGTCGGGCATGGGCGGCGGTGGGCAGGTGAACCCGAATGCTGCGAACAACGCTAATACGGCACTCTACACTACCTTCGCGGTGTTCGGTATTCTGGGCGGAGGAATCTACAACATCTTGGGCCCAAAGCTCACACTTGTGTGCGGCTGCTCGACGTATATTTTGTATGCTGGCTCGTTTCTGTATTACAATCATTACCAGCACCAGGCATTCGCCATTGTAGCCGGCGGGGTCCTTGGGATCGGCGCCGGCCTTCTGTGGGCGTCGCAGGGTGCCATTATGACATCGTATCCGCCGCATAATAGAAAGGGTATTTATATTTCTTTGTTTTGGAGTATTTTTAACTTGGGTGGTGTGGTGGGTGGTTTGATTCCTTTTGTAATGAATTACCATAGGACTGATGCACAGTCCGTCAATGATGGTACATATATTGGTTTCATGCTTTTTATGGCCGTTGGAACTATTTTATCTCTGTCAATATTACACCCTAGCCGTGTCGTGCGTGATGATGGATCGCATTGCACGAATATTAAATACTCGAGTGTGTCGGTGGAGGCTAGTGAGATTCTGAAATTGTTTCTTGACTGGAGGATGTTGCTCTTGGTGCCTGCCTCTTGGGCTAGTAACTTTTTCTATAGTTACCAATTTAATAATGTTAATGGGCAGCTGTTCAATCTTAGGACAAGAGGTTTTAACAATATATTCTACTGGGGTGCACAGATGATTGGTTCTGTGTTTATTGGGTACGTTATGGATTTCAGTTTTAAGAGTAGGAGGGCTAGGGGGTTGCTTGGTATCGGGATTGTGGCTGTTCTTGGGACTGCTATATGGGGTGGAGGGCTAGCCAAGCAGCTGGATTACAGGCGTGGCCATTTGCCGACCGAGAAGCTGGATTTCAAGGGAGGGAGTAATTTTGCAGGGCCATTTATGTTGTATTTCAGTTACGGATTGCTTGATGCCATGTTTCAGAGTATGGTCTATTGGGTGATCGGAGCATTGGCTGATGATTCTGAGGTCCTTAGCAG GTACGTAGGATTCTACAAGGGAGTGCAGAGTGCGGGAGGCGCAGTTGCTTGGCAAATCGACGCACATAATGTGCCGTTTCTGAATGAACTTATCACAAACTGGGCACTCACCACTATAAGTTATCCTTTGTTAGTTATACTGATCTTGCGAGCTGTCAAGGACGACGACGAAACTGATGGAGAAACTAAGGACAGTGTGGCGCTCCCTggcattcattga